The Streptomyces sp. NBC_00775 genome includes the window ACCCCGCTGGTGCCCCTCCGGGACGGCATCTCCGCGAAGCTCGACTTCCTCATGCCGACGCTGTCGTTCAAGGACCGCGGGGCGGTGCTGCTGGCCGAACTCGCCCTGCGGCTGAAGCCCCGCCAGGTGCTCGCCGACAGCAGCGGCAACGCGGGCACGGCGATCGCCGCGTACTGTGCGCGGGCCGCGCTGCCGTGCACGGTGTACGTCCCCGAGGGCACCTCGCCGAAGAAGCTGGAGCAGATCGAGGCGCACGGGGCGCGGTTGCGTGTGATCGGGGGCGACCGTGAGGCGACGGCCGCGGCGGCGCGCTCGGCGGCCGACGAGGAGGGCGTGTTCTACGCCTCGCACGTCTTCAACCCGTACTTCCTGCACGGGACGAAGACCTACGTCCACGAACTCTGGGAGGACCTCGGCGGACGCCTCCCCGACGTCATCGTCGTCCCCGTCGGCAACGGCACGCTGCTCCTCGGCGCCGCGCTCGCCGTGGCCGAACTGCACTCGGCCGGTCTCATCGACCGGCGGCCCGCCCTCTACGCCGTCCAGTCCGCGGCAGTCGCTCCGCTGGCCCACGCCTGGGCCGAGGGCGCGGACGACCTCGTGGGCGTCACGCCCATGGCGCCCACGTTCGCCGAGGGCATCGCGATTGCCCGGCCGGCGCGGGCTCGGCAGATTCTGCGGGCGGTGCGGGAGTCCGGGGGCACGTTTCTGACGGTGACGGAGGATCAGATTCGTCATGCGCAGGCGGATTTGGCGTCTCAGGGGTTGTACGTGGAGTCGACGGGGGTGGCTTGTTGGGCGGCTGTTCGGGAGGGGGTGCTTGAGGGGCGGTCGGGGGTGGTGCCGTTGTGCGGGGCGGGGGTCAAGACGGGGTTGGCGCGAGCGTAGGGTTTTTCGCCCCCGCCGCCCCTACCCGTCCCATCCCTGGGGGCTGCGCCCCCAGACCCCCCTAAAAGATTGCGCAGTTCCCCGCACCCCTAAAGAACTGGGGGCGGGCGGGGGATCGCGGGGCGAAGCCCCGCGCCTTCAGGGGCGCGGGGAACTGCGCGACAAGCCCCCACCCACCCGCAGCCAAAGAACCCACCCCCGGGGTCTGGGGCGGAGCCCCAGGAACGGGATGGGACGGGTAGGGGCGGCGGGGGCGATAAACGAGGGACAAGCCCGGCGCGCGTACCGCGCCCCGGCGGGGAACCCGTCCCATGATCAAACGGTGATCACACCGCGCCGCCTCGCCCCACTCCTGGCCGCCGCCCTGTTCCTCCCCCTCCCCTTCCCCCTCGCCCCGGCCTTCGCGGCAGCCCACCCCCCGGGCTGCACGGACGACGACCCCACCTGGTCGCCCACCTCGACCCACATCGACGCCAAGGACACCTACCACCCCTACGTCGGCA containing:
- a CDS encoding threonine synthase, whose amino-acid sequence is MTPLPDCFCPADGTRVPARSLAWCCPVCRGPLDLDFAPTPASLKSLAGRVNSLWRYAECLPLATPSVSLGEGRTPLVPLRDGISAKLDFLMPTLSFKDRGAVLLAELALRLKPRQVLADSSGNAGTAIAAYCARAALPCTVYVPEGTSPKKLEQIEAHGARLRVIGGDREATAAAARSAADEEGVFYASHVFNPYFLHGTKTYVHELWEDLGGRLPDVIVVPVGNGTLLLGAALAVAELHSAGLIDRRPALYAVQSAAVAPLAHAWAEGADDLVGVTPMAPTFAEGIAIARPARARQILRAVRESGGTFLTVTEDQIRHAQADLASQGLYVESTGVACWAAVREGVLEGRSGVVPLCGAGVKTGLARA